In a single window of the Delftia tsuruhatensis genome:
- a CDS encoding bifunctional 2',3'-cyclic-nucleotide 2'-phosphodiesterase/3'-nucleotidase, which produces MPVRQLPTLQSLILSRRLALSVLASAALVAACGGSDSNDSTPPPVASQPATATLAVLETTDLHFNVRSFDYFKLAEDPSYGFERTATLVRAARKEFANTLLVDNGDTIQGTALADYEAEVARIPCTQQLSMYKAMGALGFDAGTLGNHEFNYGLPFLNQVLGGGLDVDGVDKSLKCAGNGFPMALSNVYSSKTRQPLVQPYAILERKIAAKDKDGKAVELPIRIGVIGFTTPGIMNWDKRYLEGKLYTEGAVESARKYVPEMRAKGADVVVAMLHGGLDGAAYSPTMENPGLYLSQVAGIDAMVMGHQHSVFPDSAATPAFSQPGVDNKAGTINGVQAVMASSWGKALGVIQLALKWDGKQWSVDKSAGKSELRNIQTGKDAAGKATYVAADPTVAPLIETQHQAAIQYVKTPIGSTDFRMSTLFADVGDPGAIQIVNQAQRDYVADYVKANLPQYAQLPVLSVSAPFKSGFQGGADYTDVAVGPLAIYNAADLYLYPNTVYAVKVNGADIKDWLEAAAKRFNQIDPAKTGEQPLISTFPGYNFDMFTTADVQYEIDVTQPVGSRIRNLQYLGKPIDAAQEFVIATNNYRATSGKGFIAKLDGSSAIWASPDANRDVVIGYVRKHGAITRAANGGAKSWRFTKVATSANVVFSSGANALPVARAAGLDNISLVAADDGSGKGTSKYRLDLSK; this is translated from the coding sequence ATGCCGGTCCGTCAACTTCCCACCCTGCAATCCCTGATCCTGTCCCGCCGGCTGGCCCTGAGCGTCCTGGCCAGCGCCGCGCTGGTGGCCGCCTGCGGCGGCAGCGACAGCAACGACAGCACCCCGCCGCCGGTCGCCAGCCAGCCGGCCACGGCCACGCTGGCCGTGCTGGAGACCACGGACCTGCATTTCAACGTGCGCAGCTTCGACTATTTCAAGCTGGCCGAGGACCCGTCCTACGGCTTCGAGCGCACGGCCACGCTGGTGCGCGCGGCTCGCAAGGAGTTCGCCAACACCCTGCTGGTGGACAACGGCGACACCATCCAGGGCACGGCCCTGGCCGACTACGAGGCCGAGGTCGCCAGGATCCCCTGCACGCAGCAGCTGTCCATGTACAAGGCCATGGGCGCGCTGGGCTTCGACGCCGGCACGCTGGGCAACCATGAGTTCAACTACGGCCTGCCGTTCCTGAACCAGGTGCTGGGCGGCGGCCTGGACGTGGACGGGGTGGACAAATCCCTGAAGTGCGCGGGCAACGGTTTCCCGATGGCGCTGTCCAACGTCTACAGCAGCAAGACCCGGCAGCCCCTGGTCCAGCCCTATGCGATCCTGGAACGCAAGATCGCGGCCAAGGACAAGGACGGCAAGGCCGTGGAGCTGCCCATCAGGATCGGCGTGATCGGCTTCACCACGCCCGGCATCATGAACTGGGACAAGCGCTACCTCGAAGGCAAGCTCTACACCGAGGGCGCGGTCGAATCGGCCCGCAAGTACGTGCCCGAGATGCGCGCCAAGGGCGCCGACGTGGTCGTGGCCATGCTGCACGGCGGCCTCGATGGCGCGGCCTATTCGCCGACCATGGAGAACCCGGGCCTGTACCTGAGCCAGGTGGCCGGCATCGACGCCATGGTCATGGGCCACCAGCACAGCGTCTTCCCCGACTCGGCGGCCACGCCAGCCTTTTCGCAGCCCGGCGTGGACAACAAGGCCGGCACCATCAACGGCGTGCAGGCCGTCATGGCCAGCTCCTGGGGCAAGGCGCTGGGCGTGATACAGCTGGCGCTCAAGTGGGACGGCAAGCAGTGGAGCGTGGACAAGAGCGCGGGCAAGAGCGAGCTGCGCAATATCCAGACCGGCAAGGACGCCGCGGGCAAGGCCACGTATGTCGCGGCAGACCCCACGGTGGCGCCGCTGATCGAGACCCAGCACCAGGCCGCCATCCAGTACGTGAAGACGCCCATCGGCAGCACGGACTTCCGCATGAGCACGCTGTTCGCCGACGTGGGTGATCCGGGCGCCATCCAGATCGTCAACCAGGCGCAGCGCGACTATGTGGCCGACTACGTGAAGGCCAACCTGCCGCAGTACGCGCAACTGCCGGTGCTGTCGGTCAGCGCGCCCTTCAAGTCGGGCTTCCAGGGCGGCGCCGACTACACCGACGTGGCCGTGGGCCCGCTGGCCATCTACAACGCGGCCGACCTGTACCTCTATCCCAACACGGTCTACGCGGTGAAGGTCAACGGCGCCGACATCAAGGACTGGCTGGAGGCCGCCGCCAAGCGCTTCAACCAGATCGACCCGGCCAAGACGGGCGAGCAGCCGCTGATCAGCACTTTCCCCGGCTACAACTTCGACATGTTCACCACGGCCGACGTGCAGTACGAGATCGACGTGACCCAGCCCGTGGGCAGCCGCATCAGGAACCTGCAGTACCTGGGCAAGCCCATCGACGCCGCACAGGAGTTCGTGATCGCCACAAACAACTACCGCGCCACCAGCGGCAAGGGCTTCATCGCCAAGCTGGACGGCTCCAGCGCCATCTGGGCCTCGCCCGATGCCAACCGCGACGTGGTGATCGGCTATGTGCGCAAGCACGGCGCCATCACGCGCGCGGCCAACGGTGGCGCCAAGAGCTGGCGCTTCACCAAGGTGGCCACCTCGGCCAACGTGGTGTTCAGCTCCGGCGCCAACGCGCTGCCCGTGGCCCGGGCCGCGGGGCTGGACAACATCTCGCTGGTCGCGGCGGATGACGGATCGGGCAAGGGTACGTCCAAGTACCGCCTGGACCTCTCCAAATAA
- a CDS encoding M48 family metalloprotease — MRFWHRQGEARRNTRWLLLAFALCVLAVVAAVHLGLALAWLLAAWMLPGQWAYPAGFTAVNVGVTLVLVLGGWWLETDSLRGGGQRLARRVGAREARPGSSLAEQQLCNIVQEMCIAAHMQAPQVMVLARTEAINAFAAGWDGDDAKDAVLAVTQGALEHLTREEMQGLVAHELSHLHEGDTRMNMQLGGMVFGLELVYNYGDTLRERGGPFWWFGSAIMAAGFVGWLSGHLLKAAVSRQREFLADARAVQWTRSRDGLGGVLRKVMTQRQEERRHYGSSGDARSHVGLNHPAVQHMLLVDAPGGSHLQAWLESHPPLGDRVRRIYGRGMGPLPLRSGMQPSGVQ; from the coding sequence ATGAGGTTCTGGCACCGGCAAGGCGAGGCGCGGCGCAATACCCGCTGGCTGCTGCTGGCCTTCGCACTGTGCGTGCTGGCCGTGGTGGCCGCCGTGCACCTGGGGCTGGCACTGGCCTGGCTGCTGGCGGCGTGGATGCTGCCGGGCCAATGGGCCTATCCGGCCGGCTTCACGGCCGTCAACGTGGGCGTGACCCTGGTTCTGGTGCTGGGCGGCTGGTGGCTGGAGACCGACAGCCTGCGCGGCGGTGGTCAGCGGCTGGCGCGGCGCGTGGGCGCACGCGAGGCCCGCCCCGGCAGCAGCCTGGCCGAGCAGCAGCTGTGCAACATCGTCCAGGAGATGTGCATCGCGGCCCACATGCAGGCGCCCCAGGTCATGGTGCTGGCGCGCACCGAGGCCATCAACGCCTTTGCCGCGGGATGGGACGGGGACGACGCGAAGGACGCCGTGCTGGCCGTCACGCAGGGCGCGCTGGAGCATCTGACACGCGAGGAGATGCAGGGCCTGGTGGCGCATGAGCTGTCCCACCTGCACGAAGGCGACACGCGCATGAACATGCAGCTGGGCGGCATGGTCTTCGGCCTGGAACTGGTCTACAACTACGGCGATACGCTGCGCGAGCGCGGCGGTCCCTTCTGGTGGTTCGGTTCGGCCATCATGGCCGCTGGCTTCGTGGGCTGGCTCAGTGGCCACCTGCTCAAGGCCGCGGTGTCGCGCCAGCGCGAGTTCCTGGCCGATGCCCGCGCCGTGCAGTGGACGCGCAGCCGCGACGGCCTGGGCGGCGTGCTGCGCAAGGTCATGACGCAGCGCCAGGAAGAGCGGCGCCACTATGGCAGCTCGGGCGATGCGCGCAGCCATGTCGGGCTCAACCATCCGGCCGTGCAGCACATGTTGCTGGTGGACGCTCCGGGCGGCAGCCACCTCCAGGCCTGGCTGGAATCGCATCCCCCGCTGGGCGATAGGGTGCGGCGCATCTACGGACGCGGCATGGGGCCGCTGCCGCTGCGTTCGGGAATGCAGCCGTCCGGCGTGCAATGA
- a CDS encoding LemA family protein, whose translation MDTGIWLVLALVLACIWAVVTYNRLRQLHNRVENAYGQIDVQLKRRHDLIPNLVEVARGYMAHEAQTLEAVARARSQAVGAASTAREHPGQAGAMGALAMAEQALGGSLGRLMALSEAYPELRADERMQSLAEEIASTENRIGFARQAYNDQVLEYNDRSSRFPDLLIARLLGFAHLQMLQATQSSEERLAPQVRF comes from the coding sequence ATGGATACCGGAATCTGGCTGGTGCTTGCCCTGGTGCTGGCTTGCATCTGGGCCGTCGTCACCTACAACCGCCTGCGGCAGCTGCACAACCGCGTCGAGAATGCCTATGGGCAGATCGACGTGCAGCTCAAGCGCAGGCATGACCTCATCCCCAACCTCGTGGAGGTGGCACGCGGCTACATGGCGCACGAGGCCCAGACCCTGGAGGCCGTGGCCCGCGCGCGCAGCCAGGCCGTGGGCGCGGCCAGCACGGCGCGTGAGCATCCCGGCCAGGCCGGCGCCATGGGCGCGCTGGCCATGGCCGAGCAGGCGCTGGGCGGCAGCCTGGGGCGGCTGATGGCGCTCAGCGAGGCCTATCCCGAGCTGCGTGCCGACGAGCGCATGCAGTCGCTGGCCGAGGAGATCGCCAGCACCGAGAACCGCATCGGCTTCGCCCGCCAGGCCTACAACGACCAGGTGCTCGAATACAACGACCGCTCCAGCCGTTTCCCCGACCTGCTGATCGCGCGCCTGCTGGGCTTTGCCCATCTGCAGATGCTGCAGGCCACGCAGTCGTCCGAGGAGCGGCTGGCGCCGCAGGTGCGTTTCTGA
- a CDS encoding group II truncated hemoglobin, producing MSEDFQNNVPQTPYEWIGGEPKVQALVDRFYDLMDLEPGYAELRAAHGSTLADARQKLFWFLCGWLGGPDYYQDRFGHPRLRMRHMPFSIGIQERDQWVACMDQAMGEIGVPEDLRVRLKASFMNTADWMRNRGG from the coding sequence ATGTCAGAGGATTTCCAGAACAACGTCCCCCAGACCCCTTATGAATGGATAGGCGGCGAGCCGAAGGTGCAGGCCCTGGTCGACCGCTTCTACGACCTGATGGACCTGGAGCCCGGCTATGCCGAGCTGCGCGCCGCCCACGGCAGCACGCTGGCCGATGCGCGGCAAAAGCTCTTCTGGTTCCTGTGCGGCTGGCTGGGCGGCCCAGACTACTATCAGGACCGCTTCGGCCATCCGCGCCTGCGCATGCGCCACATGCCGTTTTCCATCGGTATCCAGGAGCGCGATCAATGGGTGGCCTGCATGGACCAGGCCATGGGCGAGATCGGCGTGCCGGAGGACCTGCGCGTGCGGCTGAAGGCCAGCTTCATGAACACCGCCGACTGGATGCGCAATCGCGGCGGTTGA
- a CDS encoding MFS transporter has protein sequence MSSSSPSACVADAGPSSRAASPAWVLLSVCLAALAMPLSFTGPAVALPALREALGGGPLALNWVTNAFMLSFGATLMACGALADLHGRRRVFLSGLAVVLVSALAQGCLTGQGAILLFDLLRALQGLGAAAALAGGTAALAQVFEGAGRMRAFSCVGTSFGVGLAFGPLLSGWLLGVAGWRGVVLCVAGVALAALVLGLRCMPESRNPQAQRLDRRGAWLFTTALALLTWGVLQGPETGWGSAAALLPLAGAGLALVAFVRVEGRTPQPMLDLSLFRYPRFVGVQLLAAAPAYAFVVLLVLLPVRFIGVEGMAPMQAGRLMFVLSLPMLCVPLLAGWLARWVSAALLCAAGLLVCALGLLWLGGCGPGTDFARMAPPLVLIGLGIGLPWGLMDGLAVSVVPSERAGMATGIFSTVRVAGEGIALALVGAGFAALLASRLSAHAAALPAARQAAQLLVTGDIASAMALLPGVSAPAVLEAYGQAFTSLLDVLAGITVFTALAVFAFLRAGTAGTDMAHA, from the coding sequence ATGTCCTCTTCTTCCCCCTCGGCCTGCGTCGCGGACGCCGGCCCGTCTTCCCGCGCGGCTTCACCGGCCTGGGTTCTGCTGTCGGTGTGCCTGGCGGCGCTGGCCATGCCGCTGAGCTTCACGGGGCCGGCCGTGGCCTTGCCGGCGTTGCGCGAGGCCCTGGGCGGAGGGCCGCTGGCCCTGAACTGGGTCACCAATGCCTTCATGCTGAGTTTTGGCGCGACGTTGATGGCCTGCGGCGCGCTGGCCGACCTGCATGGGCGCCGGCGTGTCTTTCTGTCCGGGCTGGCCGTGGTGCTGGTCAGTGCACTGGCCCAGGGCTGCCTGACCGGCCAGGGCGCCATCCTCCTGTTCGATCTGCTGCGTGCGCTGCAGGGCCTGGGCGCGGCGGCCGCGCTGGCGGGCGGTACGGCGGCGCTGGCCCAGGTCTTCGAGGGGGCGGGGCGCATGCGGGCCTTCAGCTGCGTGGGCACGTCGTTTGGCGTGGGTCTGGCCTTCGGTCCCCTGCTGTCGGGATGGTTGCTGGGCGTGGCGGGCTGGCGCGGGGTGGTGCTCTGCGTGGCGGGCGTGGCACTGGCTGCACTGGTGCTGGGCTTGCGCTGCATGCCCGAGTCCCGCAACCCGCAGGCCCAGCGTCTGGACCGGCGCGGTGCCTGGCTGTTCACAACCGCACTGGCCCTGCTGACCTGGGGGGTGCTGCAGGGGCCGGAGACCGGCTGGGGCAGCGCAGCGGCACTGCTGCCGTTGGCCGGCGCGGGGTTGGCGCTGGTCGCATTCGTGCGTGTGGAAGGCCGCACCCCGCAGCCCATGCTGGATCTGTCGCTGTTTCGCTACCCGCGCTTCGTGGGAGTGCAACTGCTCGCGGCGGCACCTGCCTATGCCTTCGTCGTGCTGCTGGTGCTGCTGCCAGTGCGTTTCATCGGCGTGGAGGGCATGGCGCCGATGCAGGCGGGAAGACTGATGTTCGTGCTGTCCCTGCCCATGCTGTGTGTCCCTCTGCTTGCGGGCTGGCTCGCGCGCTGGGTATCGGCCGCGCTGCTGTGCGCGGCGGGGCTGCTGGTTTGCGCACTGGGCTTGCTGTGGCTGGGAGGCTGCGGCCCGGGCACGGACTTCGCGCGGATGGCGCCGCCGCTGGTGCTGATCGGCCTGGGCATCGGCCTGCCCTGGGGCCTGATGGACGGCCTGGCCGTGAGCGTGGTGCCCAGCGAGCGCGCCGGCATGGCCACGGGCATCTTCAGCACCGTGCGCGTGGCGGGCGAGGGCATTGCCCTGGCCCTGGTGGGTGCGGGGTTCGCGGCCCTGCTGGCGTCGCGGCTGTCCGCGCACGCAGCCGCGCTGCCGGCGGCGCGGCAGGCGGCCCAACTGCTGGTGACGGGCGATATCGCCAGTGCCATGGCGCTGCTGCCGGGGGTGTCCGCGCCTGCCGTGCTCGAGGCCTATGGCCAGGCCTTCACCAGTCTGCTCGACGTGCTGGCGGGCATCACCGTGTTCACGGCACTGGCCGTGTTCGCCTTCCTGCGCGCCGGCACGGCGGGTACGGACATGGCGCATGCCTGA
- a CDS encoding LysR family transcriptional regulator, translated as MDSFSGLESFVRAADLLSFAEAGRALGISASAVGKNVARLEQQLGLRLFQRTTRQVRLTQEGALFHERCRRILDELHDARAAMQAAAEAPRGRLRVSLPAIGYRFLLPVLPEFQALYPEVELDLDFNDHLVDVVEAGLDVVIRSGELADSRLVARRLGPFRFILAGSPAYLAERGTPRTAADLARHSCLRYRFLHSGKLEEWVLPGMPPNLPIALVCNNMEAMLGAAVAGMGLAYLPDFLARDALARGELRRVLADQLTHTGQFSALWPSSRQLSPKVRAFVDFVGERLFKES; from the coding sequence ATGGACAGTTTCAGTGGACTCGAATCCTTTGTGCGGGCGGCCGACCTGCTGAGCTTTGCCGAGGCAGGCCGCGCGCTGGGCATCTCGGCCTCGGCCGTCGGCAAGAACGTGGCCCGGCTGGAGCAGCAGCTGGGACTGCGCCTGTTCCAGCGCACCACGCGCCAGGTGCGGCTCACACAGGAAGGCGCGCTGTTCCATGAACGCTGCCGCCGCATCCTCGACGAGCTGCATGACGCGCGCGCCGCCATGCAGGCCGCAGCCGAGGCACCGCGCGGGCGGCTGCGCGTGAGCCTTCCCGCCATTGGCTACCGCTTTCTGCTGCCCGTGCTGCCCGAGTTCCAGGCGCTTTATCCGGAGGTCGAGCTGGACCTGGACTTCAACGACCACCTGGTGGACGTGGTCGAGGCGGGCCTGGACGTCGTGATCCGCAGCGGCGAGTTGGCGGACTCCCGCCTGGTGGCGCGCCGCCTGGGACCGTTTCGCTTCATCCTGGCCGGCTCGCCCGCCTATCTGGCCGAGCGCGGGACGCCCCGCACGGCGGCCGACCTGGCCCGCCACAGCTGCCTGCGCTACCGCTTCCTGCACAGCGGCAAGCTGGAGGAATGGGTGCTGCCGGGCATGCCCCCCAACCTTCCCATCGCACTGGTATGCAACAACATGGAGGCCATGCTGGGCGCGGCCGTGGCCGGCATGGGACTGGCCTATCTGCCCGATTTCCTGGCCCGCGACGCGCTGGCACGCGGCGAGCTGCGACGGGTGCTGGCGGACCAGCTCACGCACACGGGGCAGTTCTCGGCGCTGTGGCCGTCGAGTCGGCAGCTCTCGCCCAAGGTGCGAGCGTTTGTGGATTTTGTGGGGGAGAGGTTGTTCAAGGAGTCTTGA